A window from Pararge aegeria chromosome 6, ilParAegt1.1, whole genome shotgun sequence encodes these proteins:
- the LOC120624422 gene encoding protein kintoun, with translation MATGVKPRDEESSLTRTDLETIQDAMKNKKFRELLSEYCEEIRDPANQAIYQKEMTQLEKERGYDVTFINPKGGYVIKTSVAGDRKAFINICSNENIGKPSCKVQEKNGQKGMNWQLPYTIIPPREDYDLKKQRCVIYDVVFHPDTLRMAAVNKRFRELVNNTAFDGLQKTYNIHFDSNNCRFPKSNYKGMTTPAVIRKEDPNYKPMIDEDETEEISPEIMEKLYPQHIYPEAKEPIEEQYKKEPEQHRKKAKNSKKEFSHASHNGYTVPKYVIKQQKNVDLQDFTYHKNSKRYSVIPSHLVIEINLPLISFAKDCILDVREKSLSLISEKPAKYKLDLALPYAVNDECGNAKFDKFKHSLIVTLPVVRRNASDDKAVLLRRDSGVESEEENSNSDEEVESKENLIDVISSSPAVSYLSLKKNEQNPSSAEEFLLPTISYTLPSYTYNALDYVVAFTFHVKNTEPDSVKVKNDENKIFIRFSSLGSGFVPIHYAAVILLDEGVKFENAIGEAWDNNVILQLEITGDMIKKFQIGLNDNDMKTEYFEVSQATKDDTLKVTLPDDSHSESVAKPLVEVTSFGTETNIVVSSPNNKTDTEEDTENERDIVWTESSTIKNGAKSILRKPMMMRSFSESSAGDVASSMDYISSDCIPEESSFNKKTVRFSDVIARQFYRYNSSIEGQKKKNQRKKSKKRSQDQRRSESEAEDDIYNLVKPSKPRLKPALKKRHDSGVADTSDAEECKNIMSDSDLQYNSNTDENANENCPLDVRRHMSYLNLINNNTEKNPQPAVWTSDLRVHLADTTPLNGRKAETQKNEPVTCDTIKHNTNLYNPDKLNKGQYLEVKFKNDLIFDLDM, from the exons ATGGCAACAGGAGTTAAGCCTCGTGATGAAGAATCTAGCCTCACCAGAACCGATTTAGAGACGATACAAGATGCTATGAAGAATAAGAAATTTCGAGAACTGCTCTCCGAATACTGCGAGGAAATACGTGACCCGGCGAATCAAGCGATCTATCAGAAAGAAATGACCCAACTAGAGAAGGAACGTGGCTACGACGTAACTTTCATCAATCCAAAGGGAGGTTATGTGATTAAAACAAGCGTCGCAGGCGACAGAAAAGCCTTCATTAACATTTGCAGTAATGAGAACATCGGCAAACCGTCATGTAAAGTGCAAGAGAAGAACGGGCAAAAGGGTATGAATTGGCAGCTTCCTTATACAATAATTCCACCGAGGGAAGATTACGATCTTAAAAAACAACGATGTGTTATTTACGACGTAGTATTCCACCCAGACACACTGCGCATGGCAGCGGTCAACAAACGATTCCGGGAGTTGGTAAACAATACTGCTTTTGATGGTTTACAAAAAACCTATAACATTCATTTTGACAGCAATAACTGCCGGTTTCCTAAATCAAATTATAAGGGCATGACTACACCGGCTGTTATAAGGAAAGAGGACCCTAACTACAAACCAATGATTGATGAAGATGAAACAGAAGAGATTTCACCAGAAATTATGGAAAAACTGTACCCCCAGCATATATACCCGGAAGCAAAAGAGCCTATAGAagaacaatataaaaaagaacctgagcaacatagaaaaaaagccaaaaacagtaaaaaagaaTTCAGTCATGCTTCACACAATGGTTACACAGTACCTAAATATGTGATAAAACAGCAGAAAAATGTAGACTTGCAAGACTTCACATATCATAAAAATAGCAAGCGATATTCTGTTATACCAAGTCATTTAGTTATTGAGATTAATTTGCCATTAATATCTTTTGCTAAAGATTGTATTCTAGACGTTCGGGAAAAATCTCTTAGTTTGATTTCCGAAAAACCAGCAAAGTATAAACTCGACCTTGCACTCCCTTATGCAGTCAATGATGAGTGTGGAAATGCcaaatttgataaatttaagCATTCACTAATTGTGACTCTACCAGTGGTAAGAAGGAATGCATCAGATGATAAAGCAGTGTTATTAAGACGTGATAGTGGTGTGGAAAGTGAAGAAGAGAATTCTAATAGTGATGAAGAAGTAGAGTCTAAAGAAAACCTAATAGATGTTATTTCGTCAAGCCCTGCTGTTTCTTATTTATCATTGAAGAAAAATGAGCAGAATCCCTCATCTGCTGAAGAATTCCTGCTCCCTACAATTAGCTACACATTACCTTCATATACATACAATGCATTGGATTATGTTGTGGCATTCACCTTTCATGTTAAAAACACTGAACCTGATtcagtaaaagtaaaaaatgatgaaaataaaatattcattaggtTTTCTTCACTTGGATCTGGTTTTGTACCAATACATTATGCAGCAGTTATTTTATTGGATGAAGGTGTAAAGTTTGAAAATGCAATTGGTGAAGCATGggataataatgttattttacagTTAGAAATAACTGGAGATATGATTAAGAAATTCCAAATAGGtttaaatgataatgatatGAAAACAGAATATTTTGAAGTATCCCAAGCAACAAAAGATGATACATTAAAAGTTACATTGCCTGATGATTCCCACTCAGAGTCAGTGGCTAAACCATTAGTTGAAGTAACTAGCTTTGGAACTGAAACAAATATTGTTGTATCATCACCTAACAACAAAACAGATACTGAAGAGGACACTGAAAATGAAAGAGACATAGTCTGGACAGAATCTAGTACTATAAAAAATGGGGCTAAGAGCATACTACGTAAGCCCATGATGATGCGAAGCTTTTCTGAATCAAGTGCAGGTGATGTTGCATCTTCCATGGACTATATAAGCTCTGATTGTATTCCTGAAGAATCTAGCTTTAATAAAAAGACGGTTAGATTTAGTGATGTTATTGCAAGGCAGTTTTACAG ATATAACTCATCAATTGAAGGCcagaaaaagaaaaaccaaCGCAAGAAGAGCAAAAAGCGAAGCCAAGATCAGCGTAGAAGTGAGAGTGAAGCTGAAGATGATATTTACAACTTAGTCAAg CCGTCGAAACCCCGCCTAAAACCGGCCCTCAAGAAGAGACATGACAGTGGAGTAGCGGACACTTCAGATGCAGAAGAGTGCAAGAACATTATGTCCGACAGCGACTTGCAATATAACAGCAACACTGATGAAAATGCTAATGAAAACTGCCCACTGGACGTCCGTAGGCACATGTCTTATTTGAACCTAATCAACAATAATACCGAAAAAAACCCACAACCGGCTGTATGGACTTCGGATTTGAGAGTGCACTTAGCAGACACGACACCTTTAAACGGCAGGAAAgcagaaacacaaaaaaatgaaCCAGTTACATGTGATACCATAAAACACAACACCAATCTCTATAACCCAGACAAATTAAATAAGGGACAATACTTAGAAGTCAAATTTAAAAACGATCTCATTTTTGATCTTGATATGTGA
- the LOC120624744 gene encoding rRNA methyltransferase 3, mitochondrial, protein MAKNIYCVTRAFMRHTQNHSIRFYSRWMHRNPAKVMLPFEHESKVGIKKEKVIELGPDALKKVKNEPITPIVKAHSLTNSTSMAQEKSQEIKGKRETMLKKRKFYLSQRKVFDDKGEIIYEKLKENDGRISSLLVKLKSKKERLRTGQMFVEGWRLIVDGLEAKCNLKYVIFSRVEDLEHLKSYLPKTGVQFFKIPYKEIGMWSDVETPSGIFGVFEMPTTNNIKTFSKPIPLQFICDNVRTPGNLGAILRAAVGVGCEKVLLTKGCVDLWDPKVIRSASGAHFRQHIYSSIDWEEMPKLLEPNTSLFIADSNTRMLREEGTKEDEMLDNLVPVLPYYSVDFGNIQHVTLVIGGETEGISEDSYKFAASRNGLRLHIPLQQGVDSLNTGMAAAVIAFEIRKQFIQAWTKVKLETQKIKVI, encoded by the exons ATGGCGAAGAATATTTACTGTGTAACTCGTGCTTTTATGCGCCACACACAAAATCATTCCATTAGATTTTATAGCAGATGGATGCACAGAAATCCGGCTAAGGTTATGTTACCATTCGAACATGAATCAAAAGTTggcattaaaaaagaaaaggttaTAGAATTGGGCCCTGATGCATTGAAAAAGGTTAAAAATGAGCCAATTACTCCAATAGTAAAGGCTCACTCTTTAACAAATAGCACATCGATGGCGCAAGAAAAGTCACAAGAAATTAAAGGAAAAAGAGAAACCAtgttaaagaaaagaaaattttatttaagccaAAGAAAAGTCTTCGACGATAAAGGtgaaattatttatgaaaagcTAAAGGAGAATGATGGCAGGATAAG CTCTCTTCTGGTTAAACTGAAGTCAAAAAAAGAAAGGCTACGAACTGGACAGATGTTTGTAGAGGGATGGCGGTTAATAGTGGATGGCCTAGAAGCAAAATGCAACTTAAAGTATGTCATATTTAGTCGAGTGGAAGACCTTGAACACCTAAAATCATACCTGCCAAAGACAGGGGTTCAATTTTTTAAGATCCCATATAAAGAGATAGGAATGTGGTCGGATGTAGAAACTCCATCGGGAATATTTG GTGTGTTTGAAATGCCCACAACAAATAATATCAAAACCTTTTCAAAACCTATACCGCTGCAGTTCATTTGTGATAATGTACGCACACCTGGAAACCTTGGTGCAATACTTAGAGCCGCTGTGGGGGTTGGTTGTGAAAAAGTTCTTCTTACAAAAG GCTGCGTCGACCTTTGGGATCCAAAGGTTATAAGAAGTGCATCTGGTGCACACTTCAGACAACATATATACTCCTCAATAGACTGGGAAGAAATGCCTAAACTATTGGAACCAAATACATCATTGTTCATAGCAGACAGCAATACGAGGATGTTGAGGGAAGAAGGCACAAAGGAAGATGAAATGTTAGACAACCTTGTGCCAGTTCTGCCATATTACAGTGTTGATTTTGGAAATATTCAGCATGTAACACTTGTAATAGGTGGGGAGACTGAAGGGATTAGTGAAGACAGCTACaa GTTTGCAGCGAGCAGAAATGGCCTCCGATTACATATTCCACTTCAACAAGGAGTTGACAGTCTGAACACAGGAATGGCGGCAGCAGTTATAGCTTTCGAAATACGTAAACAATTTATACAAGCTTGGACAAAGGTGAAActagaaacacaaaaaataaaagtaatttaa